CCATGCTTGCTCGTATCGCTGAAGAAGCAGCGGGTACGCCGGAGGGAGAATGGGCGTCGGGAGAACTCGCCTTCGTTAAGGAGCAAATGCGCGCGGAGGAAGCCTCCTGAACATGACGGAGCAAAAGGACCCGATGAGCGCGGGCTTCTTTGCCAAATTCTACGCGCCTCTCATCGCGACCAGCTTTCTGCTGACCGCGACGAACCCATTGGTGGCGGCCGCCTTGGCGCGCACCTCGGACCCTGCGGCTTCTCTGGCAGGCTACGGCGTGGCGTTTGCCCTAATAGGAGTGTTGTACGCACCGCTGCTGGTTGTCCAGCAAGTCACGGCCGCGCGGCTCCTCGAAGGAGGGGATATTCGGCCGGTGAAACGCTTCGCCTACGGGATGGGCGTCATCATGTCCGGTGTGGCCGCGGCGGTGGCCTTCACGCCTCTTGGGGAGCTGATCCTAGAGGGTGTCGTCGGCGTCCGAGATGGGATTCTAGACGAAGCGATCTCGGCTATGACCGTGTTGTGGCCGGTCCCTTTCCTGACCGGGGTTCGAGCGTTGCATCAGGGGCGCCTCGTCGCTGGACATCGAACCCACCCCATCGCGACAGCGACCGGTGTTCGGACTGCGGTCCTGGCCGTTGTCGCGTTCGCTCTGACTACGACCCAGGCAGGTGCGTGGCTGGGTGGTTTAGCCTTTACCGCTGGAATCGTGTTCGAAGCGGGGATCGTCGCGTTCGCTCATGCCCCGCTTCCTGAGGTTCCAGAGAAGACAGCCACAGAGTCGAAGGGAGAAGATCGACTATTGTCGTTCTCCACGCCGCTCATGCTGAACGTGATGTTGTGGTGGAGCACACCGTTGATCATCACCTCGTTTCTCGCGCGCACGCCTGAGCCCGACTGCTCGATTGCGGCGTTCACGGTAGTCGAGGCGGTGGCGTGGTTCCTGACCGCTCCGGTAGGTCAGCTCCAACACGCTTCACTAGCATTGGTGGATTGTCAGGCCGCTCATAACAAGGTCCGGAGATATGCAGCGGGGCTGGCCGTGGGGGTGACGGTCCTACTCGTGGTCCTCTCCGTTCCGGCGATCCGTGAGTGGATCTTATGGACGGGCTTTCGGTTGGATCCGTCTCTACTGGAGCCAGCAGGCCTCGCGTTCCCTGTGGTGGCGCTCTACCCGGTCTTGTACGGGCACCGCCAGTATCATCAAGGACTGTTCGTACGTGCCGGCTGCACGGGGCTGGTTGGTCGGGGTGCCGTGCTTCGGGTCGTCGTGGTACTCGCAGCTGGCGCGATTCTGCTCGGCCCTATGGGGCCGAACGGTGCACGTATGGGCGTCACGATCGCGGTCGTTGGACTCTTGGCGGAAGTCGTCTTCTTGGATCTGATGAGTAGGCGGCGCGCACTGCCTCTACTCGAGAAGATCCGGCTGGGAGCCGCGGCCGACTAGTTGCCGGTCACGCTCCAGCCGGTGATTCGGATGTCGAGCCGGTGATTCGCTCGTAGCCCCGCGATCCCGTGCGGCCGAGCCTCGGACACGATCATCGAATGCGCCAACTGGCTATTGATGATGAAGTTGATCTGCCCGTCGGCGGCCTCGATGGTCATCGTGTTCTCGGGCTCGTCGCCCTCTGCCAAGACCTGCATGACCCCGTCGTGCGGTGTCCAGTCCACGATGGTCTCGGTGATTTCTCCGACCCTGCGCTTTATGAGGTAGTCACCGGTGGGGCGCACGAGAAAGTACGTGTATTCCAACTCGGGTCCGTCGAGCTCACGCCCGCCTACGAAGACGCCGTAGGCTTCACGGTACCCGAGGGGCGCCCCGTATTGAGTGAACGTTGCATCGATTCGGAAGTTGCCGCTGTTCACTGAATCGGCGGTGTGATATGCGATGCCCGCGGGTCCCGTCAGGATCCGAACGGCGTCATCCTCCTCCGTGACCTGAAAGTCGCCGAGGTCACTGCGCTGGCTATCGAGTCGGAACTGGTAGGCGGTTTCGTCCACGACCGTTTCGGCATCGGCTGCCTCCACATCGCCTTCACCACATGCCGCGATGACGAGGGCGAGCACGCATGTGCTCCACGTGATCGGACGCCTCACGACATCCTCCGGCGCTTGTTCTTCATGAAGTCCATCATGATGTGCTGACCTAGTGTCATGGTGTTGGTGAAATACGCCTTCCCGCGAGCGATTTCCGAGACCTTCTGTACGAACTCCACCAAATAGGGGTCACTTGCCAGCATGAAAGTGTTGATCAGGATGCCGGATTTCCGGCACGCTGCCACTTCCTGAAACGTCTGTGCCAGGATGTTGGGGTCCAGGCCACCCGAGTTGGTGTAGACCCGCCCGTCCGGGAGCGTCATGGCGCTCGGCTTCCCGTCTGTGATCATGATGATCTGTTTCATGTCCTTCTTTTGTGAGCCCAAGATCCGCCGCGCGATCTTGAGTCCTTCCGCAGTGTTCGTGTGGAACGGGCCAACCTGAGCCGTCCCGAGTTGAGACAGCGGAATCTCCTGTGCCGTGTCCCCGAAAGTGACCACTCGGAGCGAATCGCCCGGGAATTGGGTTCGGATCATATGTGACATCGCGAGGGCCACGCGCTTGGCGGGCGCGAACCGGTCTTCACCGTACAGCACCATGGAGTGGGAGATGTCGAGCATCAGCACCGTGGCGCACGAGGACCTGTACTCGGCCTGGTGCACCATCAAGTCACCGTAGTTGAGGTTCAACGGGACGTTCAGTCCTTCCCGCTCAATGGCGTTCTTGAGGGTCGCGGGAATGTCGAGGTTCATTGAGTCCCCGAACTCGTAGGGCTTCGAAGCGGCCTCTGCCTCGATACCTGTCGAGAGGTGTGGCGTGTCGTGGGATCCGGCGCTCGCCTTTCCGATGGCTGAGAGTAGGCTTTTGAGAGCTCGATATCCCAGGAAGTCCATTCCTTTCCCGGTCAGGTTGAATTGCACCTGTTGGGCGGCCTGTTTGGCCTCGTCGATGTTGCCCTGCCCGGTGACGTCGTAGGTCGAGCCGGGGATCTGGGGACTCCCGGTTTCCAAATTGATGTACCCCTCTTCGACCATCCTCTGCACCAGGTCGTCCAGGAGTTCAGCGACCTGCTTCTGGATCGCCTCGTCGCCTTGGCCCTCACCGCGTAGCTCGTCGATCATCTCGGGCGTGAGCTGTCCGCCCTCTACGAGGGCTTTGAGGAGCGCGTTCTTGAGCGCATCTGTCGAACTCTTGTCCTCGTCGCCCGACCAGCCCCAATAGGGGTGATAGTTTGGGCCGCCCGCGAATCCCCCGTCCATCAAGAAGTCGGACAGGTTTTCGAGCAGCGACTCGATGTTCAAGGCATCGAGCCATTTGCCCTTGTATTTGGAATAGGTCGTGAAGCGCATGATTGCTGGTTTGCGAGTGGCCTCCACACTACGCCCGGCCGTAGCTTCTCGCCATGAAATTAGAAGCCTGCTCGGCGCTGCTCGCTCACTATGATCGGGTTCAGCGTGATCTCCCATGGAGGGGGGAGACCGATCCTTACCGAATCCTCGTCTCGGAGGTCATGCTCCAGCAAACGCGGGTCGACACGGTGCTTAGATACTACGACCCGTGGCTCCGGCGGTTCCCGGATGTTGAGACGTTGGCCGTTGCCGATACAGACGAGGTCCTGAAGGAATGGGAAGGTCTCGGGTATTATCGCCGGGCCCGCAACCTACACGCGGCAGCGCAGGTGGTCCGCGCCCGAGGTGGCGAGTTTCCGCGCTCGTACGGTGCGTTGTTGAGGCTTCCCGGGGTCGGGGAGTACACCGCCGGGGCTGTTGCGAGTATAGCGTTTCAGGAACCCGTCCCGGCTGTAGATGGGAATGTTCGGCGTGTGTTGGCTCGATGGTACGACGAGGAACTGCCGACGGCAGCCTGGCTTCGGGAGAAAGCGACCGCCCTCGTGCATGTAGAGCGTCCCGGCGATTGGAATCAGTCACTCATGGAACTTGGGGCGACGATTTGTACGCCACGAGCACCGAAGTGTGCGGAGTGCCCAATGGCGAAATGGTGCGCGGCCAATACCGCTGGGACCCAAGCATTCCGTCCTGCTCCGGCCCGAAAGGCTCGGGCGAAACCGGCGTCCTTCTTGCTCGCCGTCCTGGAGGCGGATGGTGCCGTGCTACTGACACAAAGGCCGGATGAGGGCCTGTTGGCGGGCATGTGGGCGTTCCCTGAACGGTTACTTGTGGACGCACCGGAAGACCTCGGGGACCTCGACGCACTAACCGCCGAGGTGGCTGCAACGCTCGGTGCTGAACCGGTTGGGCCCGGTCGTGGCCTACAGACTGTTGGGCACCGTTTCTCACATATTCACGCTAGGTATAAACCCTGGGTTGTTTCGGTGCGAGCGCCCGTTCTACGGGACGGATATTCGTGGGTACGGCCGGGTCAGATTGATGGCCTCGCGGTCCCCGTCGCGCAGCGGAAGGTGCTTAGGCAACTGGAGATGGAGCTGGCATGAAGATCGCCGACATGACTTGGATGCAGGTCGAAAAGTACCTCGAGTCGGATGACCGCTGCGTACTGCCCCTTGGTAGTGTCGAACAGCACGCGTATCTGAGTCTTGCTGTGGACGCGATTCTTTCTGAGACCGTCGCAGTCGACGCGGCCGAACCCACGGGCGTGCCGGTATTTCCGGCTGTGGCCTACGGGCTGACGCCGTATTTCATGGGGTATCCCGGCACGGTCACTCTGACCCCGGATACGTATGGGCGCGTGCTTCGAGAGATTCTGAATAGTCTGGAGCATCACGGCTTTCGCCGAATCGTTGTAGTGAATGGCCATGGCGGAAACCGGGACGGCAGACCCGCGGTGGACGAATGGGCTGGGGAACGTCCCCACGTGTCGCTGCGTTGGCACGACTGGTGGGCCGCGGCAGACACGATGGCTTCCGTGCGTGCCATCGACTCTGAGGCGTCGCATGCGTCCTGGATGGAGGGCTTCGCGTGGACGCAGGTTGAGGGGGTTGAACCACCTACCGGACACAAGGCGGCCGTCGACCTGTCCGACCGTGAGGGCCTCTCGGCTTCACAGCTCCGTGAACGGCTCGGTGATGGTTCGTTCGGCGGCTACTACACGAGGCCGGAGGAGGACCTTCAGCGCGTCTGGTCC
This is a stretch of genomic DNA from Longimicrobiales bacterium. It encodes these proteins:
- a CDS encoding creatininase family protein, translating into MKIADMTWMQVEKYLESDDRCVLPLGSVEQHAYLSLAVDAILSETVAVDAAEPTGVPVFPAVAYGLTPYFMGYPGTVTLTPDTYGRVLREILNSLEHHGFRRIVVVNGHGGNRDGRPAVDEWAGERPHVSLRWHDWWAAADTMASVRAIDSEASHASWMEGFAWTQVEGVEPPTGHKAAVDLSDREGLSASQLRERLGDGSFGGYYTRPEEDLQRVWSVAVAETRQVIEGNW
- a CDS encoding VWA domain-containing protein, with protein sequence MRFTTYSKYKGKWLDALNIESLLENLSDFLMDGGFAGGPNYHPYWGWSGDEDKSSTDALKNALLKALVEGGQLTPEMIDELRGEGQGDEAIQKQVAELLDDLVQRMVEEGYINLETGSPQIPGSTYDVTGQGNIDEAKQAAQQVQFNLTGKGMDFLGYRALKSLLSAIGKASAGSHDTPHLSTGIEAEAASKPYEFGDSMNLDIPATLKNAIEREGLNVPLNLNYGDLMVHQAEYRSSCATVLMLDISHSMVLYGEDRFAPAKRVALAMSHMIRTQFPGDSLRVVTFGDTAQEIPLSQLGTAQVGPFHTNTAEGLKIARRILGSQKKDMKQIIMITDGKPSAMTLPDGRVYTNSGGLDPNILAQTFQEVAACRKSGILINTFMLASDPYLVEFVQKVSEIARGKAYFTNTMTLGQHIMMDFMKNKRRRMS
- the mutY gene encoding A/G-specific adenine glycosylase; protein product: MKLEACSALLAHYDRVQRDLPWRGETDPYRILVSEVMLQQTRVDTVLRYYDPWLRRFPDVETLAVADTDEVLKEWEGLGYYRRARNLHAAAQVVRARGGEFPRSYGALLRLPGVGEYTAGAVASIAFQEPVPAVDGNVRRVLARWYDEELPTAAWLREKATALVHVERPGDWNQSLMELGATICTPRAPKCAECPMAKWCAANTAGTQAFRPAPARKARAKPASFLLAVLEADGAVLLTQRPDEGLLAGMWAFPERLLVDAPEDLGDLDALTAEVAATLGAEPVGPGRGLQTVGHRFSHIHARYKPWVVSVRAPVLRDGYSWVRPGQIDGLAVPVAQRKVLRQLEMELA